A part of Aquibium oceanicum genomic DNA contains:
- a CDS encoding LysM peptidoglycan-binding domain-containing protein: MVISPWKALLFIAGGTAAAAVAGYAIGAFDGVFAPAPPMVAALPEKTAPAVGESAPAATDVPLPGTEKPAEGSNPVADAKVSPPTFDVLRVEKDGSVVIAGKSAPQASVEIINGTAVIAQTVSTGDGDFAVVLDEPLKPGDYQIVLRATTPANVAATSVETALVSVPDSPEGEVLALVEEPGKPSKLITVPEGGDVLADLPEGDIAPAGSTDTASQESNVAVAEPSSGSASDAVTGAGTNGESSVTTDVAGSQAPAGGDVASQPASQDVATLPAGGQDAAATAREDVAILDENAAAPTDGGSAQPAPAAASSSEPGAAAAEQTMASADGTTDQPSASAAQDAAASAAGAPDNAPAAGTADPARTVAENAPPVAGSPAEASDGQATAAKPATASEGREEQVALATPSEPAIDRAAQSAPRATAPAPSANQPTVRVEAVEIEGRKVFVAGQASPRMVVRVYANEYLLGETVASEGGRFLIETERDLPVGDYIIRADLLDDGGRKVVARAAVPFQREEGEAIAAVAPAAPVADAAERPLPPPLPSNAPADAPEQTAGQPSAPVASAPASETPAPAVAEAAPPAATTKPAATEDLAAANSAEKPPVAQDAEPAPAQRTASADSGSTPGTAASHEITAPKLQSVQGAVIIRRGDTLWRISRRVYGRGVRYSTIYVANRDQIADPHRIWPGQVFRVPEKSTEGEAADLEAMGEQMTTVE; encoded by the coding sequence ATGGTGATTTCGCCCTGGAAAGCGCTGCTTTTCATAGCAGGAGGCACGGCCGCCGCGGCCGTTGCCGGCTATGCGATCGGCGCGTTCGACGGTGTGTTTGCACCTGCGCCGCCCATGGTGGCCGCGTTGCCCGAAAAGACGGCGCCGGCAGTCGGCGAATCGGCGCCCGCCGCGACGGACGTTCCGCTCCCCGGGACAGAGAAGCCGGCGGAAGGATCGAACCCCGTCGCGGACGCCAAGGTGTCTCCGCCCACCTTCGACGTGCTTCGCGTGGAGAAGGACGGCTCGGTCGTCATCGCCGGCAAGTCGGCTCCGCAAGCGAGCGTGGAGATCATCAACGGCACGGCTGTGATCGCCCAGACGGTATCGACCGGCGATGGCGATTTCGCCGTGGTGCTCGACGAACCGCTGAAGCCCGGCGACTACCAGATCGTGCTGCGCGCCACCACGCCGGCCAACGTCGCCGCGACCTCGGTGGAAACCGCGCTGGTCTCTGTCCCCGATTCGCCCGAAGGCGAGGTGCTGGCGCTGGTCGAGGAACCCGGCAAGCCGAGCAAGCTGATCACGGTACCGGAAGGCGGAGACGTTCTGGCGGACTTGCCGGAGGGCGACATCGCCCCGGCCGGATCCACGGACACCGCATCGCAGGAAAGCAATGTCGCTGTCGCGGAGCCATCGTCGGGATCGGCTTCCGACGCCGTGACCGGCGCAGGGACGAACGGCGAATCGTCCGTCACGACCGACGTTGCCGGATCGCAGGCTCCGGCCGGGGGTGACGTTGCCAGCCAGCCCGCGAGCCAGGACGTCGCCACCCTGCCTGCGGGTGGGCAGGATGCCGCTGCGACCGCGCGCGAAGACGTCGCCATCCTGGACGAGAACGCCGCCGCACCCACTGATGGTGGCAGCGCGCAGCCGGCACCCGCCGCCGCGTCTTCGTCCGAACCCGGCGCTGCCGCGGCCGAGCAGACCATGGCTTCCGCCGACGGCACAACGGATCAGCCCTCCGCCTCAGCGGCCCAGGACGCCGCCGCGTCGGCCGCGGGCGCACCCGACAACGCTCCGGCGGCCGGCACCGCCGATCCGGCCCGGACGGTAGCCGAGAATGCTCCTCCCGTTGCCGGTTCGCCCGCCGAGGCGAGCGACGGACAGGCAACGGCTGCCAAGCCCGCCACCGCCAGCGAAGGCCGGGAAGAGCAGGTCGCGCTCGCGACGCCTTCAGAACCGGCCATCGACCGCGCCGCCCAGTCGGCTCCGCGCGCGACCGCACCGGCGCCTTCCGCCAACCAGCCCACGGTCCGCGTCGAGGCAGTCGAGATCGAGGGACGCAAGGTGTTCGTCGCCGGCCAGGCCTCCCCCCGCATGGTGGTGCGCGTCTACGCCAACGAATACCTGCTCGGCGAGACGGTGGCCTCCGAGGGCGGCCGCTTCCTGATCGAAACGGAGCGCGACCTGCCCGTCGGCGACTACATCATCCGCGCCGACCTGCTCGACGACGGCGGCCGCAAGGTCGTCGCGCGCGCCGCCGTGCCGTTCCAGCGCGAGGAGGGCGAAGCCATCGCCGCCGTCGCGCCCGCCGCTCCCGTGGCGGACGCCGCGGAGCGGCCCTTGCCGCCGCCGCTGCCGTCGAACGCGCCCGCCGACGCGCCGGAGCAGACCGCCGGCCAGCCCTCCGCGCCGGTCGCATCCGCTCCGGCCTCGGAGACCCCTGCACCGGCCGTCGCTGAAGCCGCGCCGCCGGCCGCCACGACGAAGCCCGCCGCGACCGAAGATCTCGCCGCTGCCAACTCGGCGGAGAAACCGCCTGTCGCGCAGGACGCCGAGCCCGCGCCGGCGCAGCGGACCGCCTCGGCCGACAGCGGAAGCACGCCCGGAACCGCCGCGAGCCACGAGATCACCGCGCCAAAACTGCAGTCGGTGCAGGGCGCCGTCATCATCCGCCGCGGTGACACGCTGTGGCGCATCTCGCGCCGGGTCTATGGTCGCGGCGTGCGCTACTCCACCATCTACGTCGCCAACCGGGACCAGATCGCCGACCCCCACCGCATCTGGCCGGGCCAGGTCTTCCGCGTCCCCGAGAAGTCGACGGAAGGCGAGGCCGCCGATCTGGAAGCGATGGGCGAACAGATGACCACGGTGGAATAG
- a CDS encoding ArsR/SmtB family transcription factor yields MNLATLNDPASPDVRGEALARELAALAHPARLKILRHLSAQDACCCREIVEQIDLAQSTVSQHLKVLVEAGLVLYEPQNRRSRYTVDRPALARLSREVGSLLSSCCQR; encoded by the coding sequence ATGAACCTAGCAACACTCAACGATCCGGCCAGCCCTGACGTGCGCGGCGAAGCGCTGGCCCGCGAACTCGCCGCGCTCGCCCATCCGGCCCGTCTCAAGATCCTGCGTCATCTCTCCGCGCAGGATGCCTGCTGCTGCCGCGAGATCGTCGAGCAGATCGACCTCGCCCAATCCACCGTCTCGCAGCATCTGAAGGTGCTGGTGGAAGCCGGCCTGGTGCTCTACGAGCCTCAGAACCGCCGCTCGCGCTACACGGTAGACCGGCCGGCGCTGGCGCGGCTGTCGCGGGAGGTGGGGTCGCTCCTGTCCTCCTGCTGCCAACGCTAG
- a CDS encoding ABCB family ABC transporter ATP-binding protein/permease, which yields MAEKTVSADTGSITSTLANLWPYMWPADRADLKMRVVWATVFLVVAKLVLVIVPYFFKWATDALSGDGAPLPDLLPTFLLAPVMLVVAYNVVRIVQVGFNQLRDALFARVGQHAVRQLAYKTFVHLHGLSLRFHLERRTGGLSRVIERGVKGIEAIVRFTILNTLPTVFEFVLVAIIFGFAYGLVYVVVIAVTVALYTWFTVRASDWRITIRREMNDSDTDANTKAVDSLLNFETVKYFNNEAMEARRFDRSMERYEAAATQIWTSLGWLNFGQGVIFGTGMAIVMCLSAWEVTRGTQTIGDFVFVNAMLMQLAVPLNFIGFIYREIRQGLTDIENMFELLDVKQEVEDRPGAKELQVREGAIRFDEVHFAYDPERAILKGISFEVPPGKTVAIVGPSGAGKSTISRLLFRFYDIQSGSITIDGQDVRDVTQKSLRAAIGMVPQDTVLFNDTIAYNVRYGRFDASEDEIRKAAELAQIGPFIESLPDGYRTMVGERGLKLSGGEKQRVAIARTILKAPPILILDEATSALDTHTEQEIQAALDMVSRGRTTLVIAHRLSTVISADEIIVLKDGRIAERGTHRALLDSGGLYAQMWDRQREATEAEERLRIARETDEMGVIVRRRTAEVGES from the coding sequence TTGGCCGAAAAGACCGTCTCCGCCGATACCGGCTCGATCACTTCGACGCTGGCCAACCTATGGCCCTATATGTGGCCGGCCGACCGCGCCGATCTCAAGATGCGCGTGGTCTGGGCCACCGTCTTCCTGGTGGTCGCCAAGCTCGTGCTGGTCATCGTGCCCTATTTCTTCAAATGGGCGACCGATGCTCTGTCGGGCGACGGCGCGCCGCTGCCGGACCTGCTGCCGACCTTCCTGCTGGCACCCGTCATGCTGGTTGTGGCCTATAATGTCGTGCGCATCGTGCAGGTGGGCTTCAACCAGCTGCGCGACGCGCTGTTTGCCCGCGTCGGCCAGCACGCGGTTCGCCAGCTCGCCTACAAGACCTTCGTGCATCTCCACGGCCTGTCACTGCGCTTCCACCTCGAGCGCCGCACCGGCGGCCTCTCGCGCGTCATCGAACGCGGCGTCAAGGGCATCGAGGCGATCGTGCGCTTCACCATCCTGAACACGCTGCCCACGGTGTTCGAGTTCGTGCTGGTAGCCATCATCTTCGGCTTTGCCTACGGCCTCGTCTACGTCGTCGTCATCGCCGTCACCGTCGCGCTCTACACCTGGTTCACCGTGCGCGCGAGCGACTGGCGCATCACCATCCGCCGCGAGATGAACGACTCTGACACCGACGCCAACACCAAGGCGGTCGACTCGCTCCTCAACTTCGAGACGGTGAAGTACTTCAACAACGAGGCCATGGAGGCGCGCCGCTTCGACCGCTCGATGGAGCGCTACGAGGCCGCCGCCACCCAGATCTGGACCTCGCTCGGCTGGCTGAACTTCGGACAGGGCGTCATCTTCGGCACCGGCATGGCCATCGTCATGTGCCTGTCGGCCTGGGAGGTGACGCGCGGCACTCAGACCATCGGCGATTTCGTCTTCGTCAACGCCATGCTCATGCAGCTTGCCGTGCCGCTCAATTTCATCGGCTTCATCTACCGCGAGATCCGCCAGGGCCTGACAGACATCGAAAACATGTTCGAGCTGCTCGACGTGAAGCAGGAGGTCGAGGACCGGCCGGGCGCGAAGGAACTCCAGGTTCGCGAGGGCGCCATCCGCTTCGACGAGGTGCATTTTGCCTACGACCCCGAGCGCGCCATCCTCAAGGGCATTTCCTTCGAGGTGCCGCCCGGCAAGACGGTGGCGATCGTCGGCCCCTCGGGGGCGGGCAAGTCCACCATCTCGCGCCTGCTCTTCCGCTTCTATGACATCCAGTCGGGCAGCATCACGATCGACGGCCAGGATGTGCGCGACGTCACGCAGAAGAGCCTGCGCGCGGCCATCGGCATGGTCCCGCAGGACACGGTGCTCTTCAACGACACCATCGCCTATAACGTCCGCTACGGCCGCTTCGACGCCAGCGAGGACGAGATCCGCAAGGCGGCCGAGCTCGCCCAGATCGGCCCCTTCATCGAGAGCCTGCCCGACGGCTACCGCACCATGGTCGGCGAGCGCGGGCTGAAGCTGTCGGGCGGCGAGAAGCAGCGCGTGGCCATCGCCCGCACCATCCTCAAAGCCCCGCCGATCCTCATCCTCGACGAGGCGACCTCCGCGCTCGATACCCACACCGAACAGGAAATCCAGGCGGCGCTCGACATGGTGAGCCGCGGCCGCACCACGCTGGTCATCGCCCACCGCCTGTCCACGGTCATCTCCGCCGACGAGATCATCGTTCTGAAGGACGGCCGCATTGCCGAGCGCGGCACCCACCGCGCCCTGCTCGATTCGGGCGGCCTCTACGCCCAGATGTGGGACCGCCAGCGCGAAGCCACCGAAGCCGAGGAGCGCCTGCGCATCGCCCGCGAAACCGACGAAATGGGCGTCATCGTCCGCCGCCGCACGGCGGAGGTGGGGGAGAGCTGA
- a CDS encoding sensor histidine kinase, which yields MSGPDTHTDLAELRRRLAEAEDTLRAIREGEVDALVVRGSASEEVFTLEGDTASYRSFMEAMEPGAAALDGSGRVLYLNATLRDLLDVDGEKEAGKPFVDLLDPAARGTVETLLGEPSNGRRSGTIQIPARGGDLHFLVSVVPLKIGTINGYAVTFAEVTERVRAEAAEQSERAARAVIASANEAVIVCDREGVITHANAAAAALSDRDLVGREFAEAVPLSFPGATGLVQADDIVAMAIVGTAVQGIEAIAPNALQVKDYLVSAAPLRVVGERVSGCVVTLVDLTHRKAAEKHQMLLMRELDHRVKNTLALVQSISSRTLMNEDTLEGFQKAFNGRLQALAATHTLLSENSWTDMTVHDIVVAELAPFVPGDSPRLSLHDLDEPISPRAAIALGLIVHELATNAVKYGALTGQSGVVEVTRVALPVDGRSSLEIEWRERGGPQVTPPQRQGFGRTLITRSMQYSKDGGAEISFEPEGIVCRISIPGEDVAGKSA from the coding sequence ATGAGCGGGCCGGATACCCACACCGACCTCGCGGAACTGAGGCGGCGGCTGGCGGAGGCCGAAGACACGCTGCGCGCGATCCGCGAGGGCGAGGTCGATGCGCTGGTGGTGCGCGGCAGCGCCAGCGAGGAGGTGTTCACACTCGAAGGCGACACCGCTTCGTACCGCAGCTTCATGGAGGCGATGGAGCCGGGCGCAGCCGCGCTCGACGGCAGTGGACGCGTGCTCTACCTCAACGCGACCCTGCGCGACCTGCTCGACGTCGACGGCGAGAAGGAGGCGGGCAAGCCGTTCGTCGACCTGCTCGACCCCGCGGCGCGGGGCACGGTCGAGACGCTGCTCGGCGAGCCGTCGAATGGCCGGCGCAGCGGCACCATCCAGATACCGGCGCGTGGCGGCGACCTGCACTTCCTCGTCTCCGTAGTGCCGCTGAAGATCGGCACGATCAACGGCTACGCGGTGACCTTTGCGGAGGTGACCGAACGCGTGCGGGCGGAAGCGGCCGAGCAGAGCGAGCGGGCGGCGCGGGCCGTGATAGCCTCGGCCAACGAGGCGGTGATCGTGTGCGACCGCGAGGGCGTGATCACCCACGCCAATGCAGCCGCTGCGGCGCTGTCTGACCGCGACCTGGTGGGCCGCGAGTTCGCCGAGGCGGTGCCCCTCTCCTTCCCCGGCGCGACCGGGCTGGTGCAGGCCGACGACATCGTCGCGATGGCGATCGTCGGCACCGCGGTGCAGGGCATCGAGGCCATCGCACCGAACGCGCTGCAGGTGAAGGACTACCTGGTCAGCGCGGCGCCGCTGAGGGTCGTGGGCGAGCGGGTCAGCGGCTGCGTCGTCACGCTGGTCGACCTGACGCACCGCAAGGCCGCCGAAAAGCACCAGATGCTCCTGATGCGCGAACTCGATCATCGGGTGAAGAACACGCTGGCGCTGGTCCAGTCGATCAGCAGCCGCACGCTGATGAACGAGGACACGCTGGAAGGTTTCCAGAAGGCGTTCAACGGCCGCCTGCAGGCACTCGCCGCGACCCACACGCTGCTGTCGGAGAACTCGTGGACCGACATGACGGTGCACGACATCGTGGTGGCCGAACTCGCGCCCTTCGTGCCGGGCGACAGCCCGCGGCTGTCGCTGCACGACCTCGACGAACCGATCAGCCCGCGTGCTGCGATCGCGCTTGGTCTCATCGTGCACGAACTGGCCACCAACGCGGTGAAGTACGGCGCGCTGACGGGGCAGAGCGGCGTGGTGGAAGTGACGCGCGTGGCACTGCCGGTCGACGGCCGCTCGTCGCTCGAGATCGAGTGGCGAGAGCGCGGCGGGCCGCAGGTGACGCCGCCGCAGCGCCAGGGTTTCGGTCGCACGCTGATCACCCGCTCCATGCAGTACTCCAAGGACGGCGGCGCGGAAATTTCCTTCGAGCCGGAGGGCATCGTGTGCCGCATCTCAATCCCCGGCGAGGACGTGGCCGGCAAGAGCGCATAA
- a CDS encoding circadian clock KaiB family protein has protein sequence MTHQEPQGAKPRKLILYTAGQTPKSLAAISNLERICASHMPGKYEIEVIDLKQNPKLAREHSIVAIPTLVRELPVPIRKIIGDLSDEQKVLVSLKIEDE, from the coding sequence ATGACGCACCAGGAACCGCAGGGCGCCAAGCCGCGCAAACTCATCCTATACACCGCCGGGCAGACGCCCAAGTCGCTCGCTGCGATCTCCAACCTCGAGCGCATCTGCGCCTCGCACATGCCGGGCAAGTACGAGATCGAGGTTATCGATCTCAAGCAGAACCCCAAGCTGGCGCGCGAGCACTCGATCGTGGCGATCCCGACGCTGGTGCGGGAACTGCCCGTGCCGATCCGCAAGATCATCGGCGACCTTTCGGACGAACAGAAGGTGCTCGTGAGCCTGAAGATCGAGGACGAATGA
- the kaiC gene encoding circadian clock protein KaiC, translating to MDALAGISKSPTGIAGFDELTLGGLPTGRPTLVCGTAGCGKTLFATTFLIHGARDLGEPGVFVTFEERPADIAANVASLGFDVDALVEQEKIAFEHIAVDPAELAEIGDYDLEGLFLRLELAIDTVGAKRVVLDTIESLFSAFSNPAILRAEIRRLFDWLKDKGMTTVITAERGDGTLTRQGLEEYVSDCVLLLDHRVHNQISTRRLRIVKYRGTAHGTNEYPFLIDEDGFSVLPVSSLGLDHKVFHERISSGVPDLDAMLSGNGFHRASSILLSGVAGSGKSSLAASFVNAACSAGERAIYFSFEESADQAVRNMASIGIDMRAWLDSGNLRYIAARPTFYSLEMHLAVMLREVTRFEPSLVVLDPISAFMESGERLEIQSMLLRMVDFLKFRGCTAVFTHLMHGQEGNVATDAGMSSLMDAWVLLLNREFGGEFNRELYLLKARGLSHSNQVREFVMSSNGISLARPHIGENGALTGSARKFAEAEARRQEAQRLSQLTAAQQQIDQRRRRTQAEIAALEAELAAEELTLRTLIADEEARRKQATEDRLEMERSRKATD from the coding sequence ATGGACGCACTCGCAGGCATTTCGAAATCGCCGACCGGCATAGCCGGCTTCGACGAACTTACGCTCGGGGGCCTGCCGACCGGCCGGCCGACCCTGGTGTGCGGCACAGCGGGCTGCGGCAAGACGCTGTTTGCGACCACCTTCCTCATCCATGGCGCCCGCGACCTCGGCGAGCCCGGAGTGTTCGTGACCTTCGAGGAGCGGCCGGCAGACATCGCGGCTAATGTCGCCTCGCTCGGCTTCGACGTCGACGCGCTGGTGGAACAGGAGAAGATCGCCTTCGAGCACATCGCCGTCGACCCGGCCGAACTCGCCGAGATCGGAGACTATGACCTCGAAGGCCTGTTCCTGCGGCTCGAACTGGCGATCGACACGGTGGGCGCAAAGCGCGTCGTGCTCGACACCATCGAGAGCCTCTTCTCCGCCTTCTCCAATCCGGCCATCCTGCGGGCCGAGATCCGCCGGCTGTTCGACTGGCTGAAGGACAAGGGTATGACGACCGTGATCACCGCCGAGCGCGGCGACGGAACTCTGACGCGGCAGGGCCTGGAGGAATACGTATCCGACTGCGTGCTCCTTCTCGACCATCGCGTCCACAACCAGATCTCGACGCGACGGCTGCGAATCGTGAAGTATCGCGGCACCGCGCACGGCACCAACGAATACCCCTTCCTGATCGACGAGGACGGGTTCTCGGTGCTGCCGGTCTCGTCCCTCGGTCTCGACCACAAGGTCTTTCACGAGCGGATCTCCAGCGGCGTGCCCGATCTCGACGCCATGCTTTCGGGCAACGGTTTCCATCGCGCCTCTTCGATCCTGCTCTCCGGCGTCGCCGGGTCCGGCAAATCCTCGCTGGCGGCGAGTTTCGTCAATGCGGCATGCTCGGCGGGCGAGCGCGCGATCTATTTCTCGTTCGAGGAATCGGCAGACCAAGCCGTCCGCAACATGGCGTCGATCGGCATCGACATGCGGGCGTGGCTGGACAGCGGCAACCTTCGCTACATCGCCGCCCGGCCAACCTTCTACAGCCTCGAGATGCATCTGGCCGTCATGCTGCGCGAGGTGACGCGGTTCGAGCCGTCGCTGGTCGTGCTCGATCCGATCTCGGCTTTCATGGAGAGCGGCGAGCGGCTGGAAATCCAGTCGATGCTCCTGCGGATGGTCGATTTCCTCAAGTTCCGCGGCTGCACGGCGGTCTTCACCCATCTCATGCACGGACAGGAGGGCAACGTCGCGACGGACGCGGGGATGTCATCGCTGATGGACGCGTGGGTGCTGCTTCTCAACCGCGAGTTCGGCGGCGAATTCAATCGCGAGCTATACCTCCTCAAGGCGCGCGGCCTGTCGCACTCCAACCAGGTGCGCGAGTTCGTCATGAGCAGCAACGGCATCAGCCTGGCCCGGCCACATATCGGCGAGAACGGCGCGCTGACGGGCTCGGCGCGGAAGTTCGCCGAAGCCGAGGCGCGGCGCCAGGAAGCGCAGCGCCTGTCGCAGCTGACCGCTGCGCAGCAGCAGATCGACCAGCGCCGGCGGCGCACGCAGGCCGAGATCGCCGCGCTCGAAGCGGAGCTGGCGGCCGAGGAACTGACGCTGCGCACGCTGATCGCCGATGAGGAAGCACGCCGCAAACAGGCGACGGAAGACCGCCTGGAGATGGAGAGAAGCCGGAAGGCAACCGATTGA
- a CDS encoding phosphatidylserine decarboxylase, translating to MSIQESIRNALVPVHREGWPFVAAFAGASIILGVFSTSLFWIGMILTAWCAYFFRDPERVTPVDDRLVISPADGIVSAVGPAVPPRELGLGDAEMLRISVFMNVFSCHVNRAPVRGRISRIEHRAGKFLNAELDKASQENERNGIVIDSPNGQVATVQIAGLVARRILCFVEEATNISVGDRVGLIRFGSRVDVFLPAGAVAKVFQGQTAIAGETVIAEFGGQATSLMRVI from the coding sequence ATGAGCATCCAGGAATCGATCCGCAACGCGCTGGTCCCCGTCCACCGGGAAGGCTGGCCCTTCGTCGCCGCCTTCGCCGGCGCGTCGATCATCCTCGGCGTGTTCTCCACCAGCCTGTTCTGGATCGGCATGATCCTCACCGCTTGGTGTGCCTACTTCTTCCGCGATCCCGAGCGCGTGACGCCGGTCGACGACCGGCTGGTCATCAGCCCGGCCGACGGCATCGTCTCGGCCGTCGGGCCCGCGGTGCCGCCGCGCGAGCTCGGCCTCGGCGACGCCGAGATGCTGCGCATCTCGGTCTTCATGAACGTGTTTTCCTGCCACGTGAACCGCGCCCCGGTGCGCGGCCGCATCAGCCGTATCGAGCACCGCGCGGGAAAATTCCTGAACGCCGAACTCGACAAGGCGAGCCAGGAGAACGAGCGCAACGGCATCGTCATCGACAGTCCCAACGGGCAGGTGGCGACGGTGCAGATCGCCGGGCTGGTGGCGCGCCGCATCCTGTGCTTCGTCGAGGAGGCGACCAACATCTCGGTCGGCGACCGCGTCGGCCTCATCCGCTTCGGCTCGCGGGTCGACGTCTTCCTGCCGGCCGGTGCCGTTGCCAAGGTCTTCCAGGGCCAGACGGCGATCGCCGGCGAAACCGTGATCGCCGAATTCGGCGGCCAGGCGACTTCCCTCATGCGGGTGATCTGA
- the pssA gene encoding CDP-diacylglycerol--serine O-phosphatidyltransferase, translated as MADDPKAADARPGGDARGPRFREIPLRMVMPNLVTVLAICAGLTGVRLAFEQRIEMAVVMVLLAAFLDGVDGRVARALKATSKFGAEMDSLADIVNFGVAPGLVLYAFVLDQTGSPGWIAALLFAIACGLRLARFNVMAPPPEKDNWRSGYFVGVPAPAGAMLVLLPAYLGFLGVEQTLAFAWFACGFTILVAFLLVSRIPLWSGKNMGRVRGDLMLPLILVILLYVLLLINYPWQAMSVTAIAYLIFIPLSWMSYRRREKEEEDAGL; from the coding sequence ATGGCGGATGATCCCAAAGCCGCCGACGCCAGGCCGGGAGGCGATGCCCGCGGCCCGCGCTTCCGCGAGATTCCGCTGCGCATGGTCATGCCAAACCTCGTCACGGTGCTGGCAATCTGCGCGGGGCTGACCGGCGTGCGGCTGGCCTTCGAGCAACGCATCGAGATGGCTGTCGTGATGGTCCTGCTCGCCGCCTTCCTCGATGGCGTCGATGGCCGCGTGGCGCGCGCCCTGAAGGCGACGTCGAAGTTCGGCGCCGAGATGGATTCGCTCGCCGACATCGTCAATTTCGGCGTTGCGCCCGGCCTCGTGCTCTATGCCTTCGTGCTCGATCAGACCGGATCGCCCGGCTGGATCGCGGCGCTGCTCTTCGCCATCGCCTGCGGCCTGCGGCTCGCCCGTTTCAACGTCATGGCGCCGCCGCCGGAAAAGGATAACTGGCGCTCGGGCTATTTCGTCGGCGTGCCCGCGCCGGCCGGCGCGATGCTCGTGCTCCTGCCGGCCTACCTCGGCTTCCTCGGGGTCGAGCAGACGCTGGCCTTCGCCTGGTTCGCCTGCGGCTTCACCATCCTGGTGGCCTTCCTGCTCGTCAGCCGCATTCCGCTTTGGTCGGGCAAGAACATGGGGCGCGTTCGTGGCGACCTGATGCTGCCGCTGATCCTGGTGATTCTTCTCTACGTGCTGCTCCTGATCAACTATCCTTGGCAGGCCATGTCGGTGACCGCGATCGCCTACCTGATTTTCATTCCGCTGAGCTGGATGAGCTATCGCCGGCGCGAGAAGGAAGAGGAGGACGCCGGCCTCTGA
- a CDS encoding DMT family transporter, with protein sequence MKPTIVSSARERVLTGILLTSVGYFLFSLQDASIKLMVVGFSVWQILFFRSATIVSLVLAIGGRKVVADTARSPVLGAMLLRSFVILSAWLCFYTAARDLQLAELTTIYFAAPVVVTLLSIWLLGEVVPPVRWVAVFTGFVGVFIACNPVRIGFSLPVILVLAAACLWALAIVLMRKIALGERTLVQLMLNNCFFLIIAGLPMIWFWQTPGAFDLALLVGTGAVGGMGQYALFEGMRRAEASVVASFEYTSLIWAFALGWLIWNDVPRIGVFAGAILIFAAGVIIILAERRRA encoded by the coding sequence ATGAAACCGACGATCGTATCGAGCGCGCGCGAACGGGTCCTCACCGGTATCCTTCTGACGAGCGTCGGCTATTTCCTGTTCTCGTTGCAGGACGCATCGATCAAGCTGATGGTCGTCGGCTTTTCCGTCTGGCAGATCCTTTTCTTCCGCTCCGCCACCATCGTGTCGCTGGTCCTCGCCATCGGCGGGCGGAAGGTGGTAGCCGACACGGCCCGGTCTCCCGTCCTCGGCGCCATGCTCTTGCGCAGCTTCGTCATCCTCTCGGCCTGGCTGTGCTTCTACACGGCGGCGCGCGACCTTCAGCTCGCCGAGCTCACCACGATCTATTTCGCAGCGCCGGTCGTCGTGACGCTGCTATCGATCTGGCTGCTCGGAGAAGTGGTACCGCCTGTGCGCTGGGTGGCCGTCTTTACCGGCTTCGTCGGCGTCTTCATCGCCTGCAACCCGGTGAGGATCGGGTTTTCGCTGCCGGTCATCCTCGTACTCGCGGCGGCCTGCCTGTGGGCGCTGGCGATCGTGCTGATGCGCAAGATCGCGCTCGGCGAGCGCACGCTGGTGCAGCTTATGCTCAACAACTGCTTCTTCCTGATCATCGCCGGCCTGCCGATGATCTGGTTCTGGCAGACGCCGGGAGCGTTCGACCTCGCGCTCCTCGTCGGCACCGGCGCGGTCGGCGGGATGGGGCAGTACGCCCTGTTCGAAGGCATGAGGCGGGCGGAAGCGTCCGTCGTCGCCTCGTTCGAATACACGTCGCTGATCTGGGCCTTCGCGCTCGGTTGGCTGATCTGGAACGACGTACCGCGCATCGGCGTCTTCGCCGGCGCCATTCTCATCTTCGCCGCGGGCGTGATCATCATCCTGGCCGAGCGCAGGCGGGCGTGA
- a CDS encoding RidA family protein, translating into MTIRRIEPGKRMSQAVVHGDTVYLAGQVGTPGKPVAEQTKEVLASIDRLLKEAGTDKSKLLQATIWLDDMRDFAAMNEVWDAWVDPANTPARATGEARLATAQHLVEIIIVAAL; encoded by the coding sequence ATGACCATCCGTCGCATCGAGCCCGGCAAGCGCATGAGCCAGGCCGTCGTCCACGGCGACACCGTCTATCTCGCCGGCCAAGTCGGCACACCCGGCAAGCCGGTTGCGGAACAGACGAAGGAGGTGCTCGCCTCCATCGACCGCCTGCTCAAGGAAGCCGGCACGGACAAGTCCAAGCTGCTGCAGGCGACCATCTGGCTCGACGACATGCGCGACTTCGCCGCCATGAACGAGGTCTGGGATGCCTGGGTCGATCCCGCAAACACGCCGGCCCGCGCCACGGGCGAGGCTAGGCTCGCGACCGCCCAGCATCTGGTCGAGATCATCATCGTCGCTGCGCTCTGA